One Myxococcales bacterium genomic window carries:
- a CDS encoding YdcF family protein, which translates to MIRRALAQALTRPLALGEAIGAGPFERRDAIVVLGAPLTPDQRPSAVLAERLAVALTLWRGGAAGLIVVTGGATRGGARAEADAMASALRGAKVDAAAIAIEGRARSTADNARLVRALAPEVRTIWLATQRFHTRRATRLFRAHGFDVRAAYPAAGLEASDPGRALRWAAREYAAWVLALLPDPRARRR; encoded by the coding sequence GTGATCCGGCGGGCGCTGGCGCAGGCGCTGACCCGGCCGCTGGCGCTGGGCGAGGCGATCGGCGCCGGCCCGTTCGAGCGCCGCGACGCGATCGTCGTCCTCGGCGCGCCGCTCACGCCCGATCAGCGCCCGAGCGCGGTCCTGGCCGAGCGCCTGGCGGTGGCCCTGACGCTGTGGCGCGGCGGCGCCGCCGGGCTGATCGTGGTCACCGGCGGCGCGACCCGCGGCGGCGCCCGGGCCGAGGCCGACGCGATGGCGAGCGCGCTGCGCGGGGCCAAGGTCGACGCCGCTGCGATCGCGATCGAGGGTCGCGCGCGCTCCACCGCCGACAACGCCCGGCTGGTCCGCGCGCTGGCGCCCGAGGTCCGCACGATCTGGCTGGCGACCCAGCGGTTCCACACCCGGCGCGCGACGCGGCTGTTCCGTGCGCATGGCTTCGACGTGCGCGCGGCGTACCCGGCGGCGGGGCTCGAGGCCAGCGATCCCGGGCGCGCGCTGCGGTGGGCCGCGCGCGAGTACGCCGCCTGGGTGCTGGCGCTGCTGCCTGATCCGCGGGCGCGTCGCCGCTGA
- a CDS encoding M20/M25/M40 family metallo-hydrolase, which produces MVAPAPAPTPAPTPAPTPIADAYRAVAEQIIAHARADRGAYAKLAHLTDRIGHRLAGSKALDQAIAWAADALRADGHTATTEPVMVPNWRRGAEAARIVAPIARDLVVLGLGGSVGTPRGGISAPVVVVHGWDELGARAAEVKGAIVLYDVAMPTWTAATGSGYGDVVPFRGAGASAAARLGAVAVLMRSVTAHSLRSPHTGAMRYADGVARIPAAAVTTEDADLIARLAATGPVRVTLTMGAQLLPDAPSANVIGELRGRERPDEIVLIGAHLDSWDVGQGAHDDGAGVVHVMQALTTLRALGLTPRRTVRVVLFTNEENGLRGGRGYAQAHAADHHVAALESDSGGFAPRGFRVDAHDDLALRARLAEAVGLLAPLGATAVEDDGAEADVSPLVDAGVLGLGLAVDGRTYFDIHHTWADTLDKVDPQALADGVAAIAVLAYVLADVDPALVPAPPPTPAP; this is translated from the coding sequence GTGGTCGCGCCCGCGCCGGCGCCGACGCCCGCGCCGACGCCCGCGCCGACGCCGATCGCCGACGCCTACCGCGCGGTGGCCGAGCAGATCATCGCGCACGCCCGGGCGGATCGCGGCGCCTACGCCAAGCTCGCGCACCTGACCGATCGGATCGGTCACCGGCTGGCGGGCTCGAAGGCGCTCGACCAGGCGATCGCGTGGGCGGCCGACGCGCTGCGCGCCGACGGCCACACCGCGACGACCGAGCCGGTGATGGTCCCGAACTGGCGGCGCGGCGCCGAGGCCGCGCGGATCGTCGCGCCGATCGCGCGCGATCTGGTGGTGCTGGGCCTGGGCGGATCGGTCGGGACCCCGCGCGGCGGGATCTCCGCGCCGGTGGTGGTCGTGCATGGTTGGGACGAGCTGGGCGCCCGCGCCGCCGAGGTGAAGGGCGCGATCGTCCTGTACGACGTCGCGATGCCGACCTGGACCGCGGCCACCGGCTCCGGCTACGGCGACGTCGTGCCGTTCCGGGGCGCCGGCGCCAGCGCGGCCGCCCGGCTGGGCGCGGTCGCGGTGTTGATGCGGAGCGTGACGGCGCACAGCCTGCGCAGCCCCCACACCGGCGCGATGCGCTACGCCGACGGTGTCGCGCGGATCCCGGCGGCGGCGGTCACCACCGAGGACGCCGATCTGATCGCCCGGCTCGCCGCGACCGGGCCGGTGCGGGTGACGTTGACGATGGGCGCCCAGCTCCTCCCCGACGCGCCCTCGGCCAACGTGATCGGCGAGCTGCGCGGGCGCGAGCGCCCCGACGAGATCGTGCTGATCGGCGCCCACCTCGACTCGTGGGACGTCGGGCAGGGCGCCCACGACGACGGCGCGGGGGTCGTGCACGTCATGCAGGCGCTGACCACGCTGCGCGCGCTGGGCCTGACGCCGCGCCGGACCGTGCGCGTGGTGCTGTTCACCAACGAGGAGAACGGCCTGCGCGGCGGCCGCGGCTACGCCCAGGCCCACGCCGCCGATCACCACGTCGCCGCGCTCGAGAGCGACAGCGGCGGGTTCGCGCCGCGCGGCTTCCGCGTCGACGCCCACGACGATCTGGCGCTGCGGGCCCGGCTGGCCGAGGCGGTCGGCCTGCTGGCGCCGCTCGGCGCGACCGCGGTCGAGGACGACGGGGCCGAGGCCGACGTGTCGCCGCTGGTCGACGCCGGCGTGCTCGGCCTGGGCCTGGCGGTCGACGGCCGCACCTACTTCGACATCCACCACACCTGGGCCGACACGCTCGACAAGGTCGATCCGCAGGCGCTCGCCGACGGCGTCGCCGCGATCGCGGTCCTGGCCTACGTGCTCGCCGACGTCGACCCGGCGCTGGTGCCGGCGCCGCCGCCGACCCCGGCGCCGTGA